The nucleotide sequence TCTGATAGAGGAGATCGACGGACGGGACGAGGGGCCGCCCACAGACTTATGCATCCGCTGTGAGTCCGTATCGAATATGTCGCTCACGGCGCAGGTGGCGCTTCAGCTTGGCGGTGTCCTCGGCGGACCGCTTGGACAACTCCTCGCGACCATCGTCGCCGTCGGCGTCGTCATCCTGGTCGGCCGCGTCCTGTTGAAGGTGGCCTGGCGGCTGGTGACCATCGCCGCCGTCGTCGTCGGGTTGCTCCTCCTAGCCTCGCTGTTCCTGCTCTAGGCCGTCGCGTCCGGCGTCCGGGCCGCGCGCAGGAAGTTGTCGATCACGTCGTGGCCGACGGCGGTCAACACGCTCTCGGGGTGGAACTGGACACACTCGATGGGGTGCTCGCGGTGGCGGATCCCCATGACGAGTTCGTGTTCGCCCCCCTCGGCGTCGGCGTGGGTCGTCGTCGCCGACACCGCGAAGCAGTCGGGGACGTCCGTCGCCACGAGGGAGTGATAGCGGCCGGCGCGAAAACCCCCTTCGAGGCCGGCGAAGACCCCCTCGCCGTCGTGGTCGACGGGGTAGGCCTTGCCGTGGATCGGTTCCGGGGCGTGCCCGACCGTGCCGCCGTAGGCGTAGACGGCCGCTTCGAGGCCGAGACAGACCCCCAGGGTCGGTACGTCCGGGCTCACCTCCCGGAGGACCGCGTTGGTCACGCCCACGTCGCGGTCGTTCTTCGGGTGTCCGGGTCCGGGACTGACGACGATGGCGTCCGGATCGACCGCGCGGACCGCATCGAGGGTGGCGGTGTTTTTCAGCACCTCGACAGTGATCGGGTCGCCGGTCAGCGGATCGGGATGGTCCGAGATGTACTCGACGAGGTTGTAGGTGAACGAATCGAAGTTATCGATGACGAGGACCTTCATCGGCGCACCCCCGGGGCCGTCGTCTCGATGCGTTCGAGCGCGTCGAGGACGCCGCCCATCTTCTGTTCGGTCTCCTCGTACTCGCTCGCGGGGTCGCTGTCGGCGACGATACCCGCGCCCGCCTGGACGGTGATCCGGTCCTCGGCCCCGTGTTCCACCGTCGCGGTCCGGATGACGATGGCGAACTCGGCGTCGCCGGACCACGAGTAGTAGCCGACGCCGCCGCCGTAGACGCCCCGGGCGTCGCGTTCGAGTTCGTCGATGATCTCCATGGCGCGCACCTTCGGCGCCCCGGTGAGCGTCCCGGCGGGGAACGTCGCCCGCGTGGCGTCGAAGACGTCGAACGGCGGCGACCGCTCGCCGCCGGCGCCCGGATCCGTTCCGGTCGCGAGCGTCCCCGTCACCGTCGACTCGATGTGCTGGACGTGGGAGTATTTGAGCACGTTCATGAACTCCTCGACCCGGACCGATCCCGGCTCCGAGACGCGGCGCACGTCGTTGCGCGCCAGGTCGACGAGCATCGTGTGTTCGGCGCGCTCCTTGCCGTCGGCGAGCATCTCGCCGGCGAGCCGCCGGTCCTCGACCGGACCCGACCCCCGGGGGCAGGTGCCGGCGATGGGATTCGAGACGACCCGTCGGCCCCGCACCGACACCAGCGTCTCGGGGCTGGCGCCGACGATGGACCGATCGCCGTGGCGCAGGAGGTACATGTACGGCGAGGGGTTGACCGCCCGGAGCGACTCGTACAGCCCCAGGGGGTCGACCTCGCCGGTGAGTTCGCGCTTCCGGGAGATAACGCCCTGGTAGATGTCGCCGTCGAGGACGTGTTCCTTCGCTCGACGCACCGCGTCCTCGTACGCCTCGCGGGGGCCGGCCGTCTCGCCGGTCTTCACGAACCCGCCCGTCTCGGGCGCGTCGTGGGCCGCGAGGGCGCGCTCGACCGTCTCGGCCTCGTCGAGGAGGCGGTCGTGGACGGCACCGGGGTCCGCGCCCGGTCCGACGACCGGGGTGAAGACGAGTTCGACCGTCCCCTCGGCGTGGTCGAAGGCGACCGTCCGCGTCGTCAGGACGAACTCCGCGTCGGGGACGACGGGGTCGGGGCGCTCGACGCCCACCTCGTCGAGCCAGAGGTCGTAGACGGCGTCGTAGGCGAGGAAGCCGACCAGCCCGCCGTCGAGGTGCTGGCGGTCGGCGGCCGGGAACCCCACGCGGTCGACGTCGGGCAGGGCCGTCCGGAGGGCGTCGAGGACGTCGGCGTCCCCGCCGTCCGCGTCGAGGCCCGCCCGCTCGGCGAGCAGATCGGCCGCCCGGCCGCCGAGCGACTCGACGGTCACGTCGGTTCCCGTGACCGAGACGACGGCGTCGGGGTCGTAGCCGACGAACGAGTAGCGGGCGTGGCGGTCGGTCCCGCCGCCGGAGGTGAAGGCGCCCTCGGGGTCGCTGGAGGGGGTCTTCTCCGCGCTCTCCAGCAGGAACCCGTAGTCGCTGCGGTCGTCGAGGGCGGCGTAGGCCGACAGGGGCGTCGTCTCGACGTCGAGCGTGACCGCGAGGCGGGCGACGGCCGGCTCCGTGCGGCCGGCGAGGGCGTCGGCGAAGCTCGCCCGGTCCGTGTCGGGCGTCACGGCGACACCTCCACGCCGGCGTTGCGAACGAAGGCCCTGACCGCCTCGTGGTCCTTCTCGCCGCCGCGGCGTTCGACGCCGCTGGAGACGTCGACCGCGTAGGGACCGACCGTCCGGGCCGCCTCGGCGACGTTCTCGGGGGTCAGTCCCCCCGCGAGGACGACCGGCGTCGAGCAGTCGTCGACCAGGTCGGCGGCGGCGTCCCAGTCGTGGGTCTCGCCGGTCCCGCCCGCGCCCGACTCGGTCGTCGAGTCGATCAGGACGGCGTCGGCGACGCCGTCGTACCCGCGGACGCGGTCGGTGGCGGCCGCGTCGACGGCCGTGATCACGTCCGCGCGGGCCTCCCGGCGGACGTACCGGACGTCCTCGGCGTCCAAGTCGCCGTGAAGTTGGATCGCGTCGGGGGCGACGGCGCCCGCGAGTTCGACCGCACGCGCCGGGCTGTCGGGCATCGACACCAGCACGGTCGAGAGGAAGGGGGGCGCGGCCGCGACCAGGTCGGCCGCGCGGTCGGGGGCGACCTCCCGGGGCGTGTCGACGCTCACCTCGGTGATGATACCGACCGCGGCGGCGCCGGCCTCGGAGACCGCCCGCAGATCCGTCTCGTTGGTCACACCGCAGATCTTCGCCCGGACCATCACACACCCCGCAGGTCGTCGAGTTTGGCGGCGGCGGCGCCGGAGTCGATGGCCTCGCGGGCCGCGTCCACGCCGCCCGGCAGGTCGTCGGCGATCCCGGCGACGTAGAGGGCCGCGCCCGCGTTCGCGAGGATGATGTCGCGTTTCGGCCCCGTCACCTCGCCGGCGACGATGCCGCGGAGGTCGGCGGCGTTCGCCTCGGGGTCGCCGCCCGCGACCGCCTCGACGGGGGCCCGTTCCAGCCCCAGGTCGGCCGGCGTTAGCGTGTACTCGGTCACCTCGTCGCCGTCGACCTCGGCGACGGTCGTGGCGTCGTGGATGGCGATCTCGTCCATCCCGGCGCCGTGGACCACCATCGCCCGGTCGACGTCCATCCGAGCGAGCGCGTGGGCGAGGACGGGCACGAGGTCGGGGTCGTAGACGCCGACCACCTGCGCGTCGGCGCCGGCGGGGTTGGTCAGCGGCCCGAGGACGTTGAACACCGTGCGCATCCCCAGTTCCTTCCGCGGGCCGATGACGGCCTTCATCGCCGGGTGGAAGACCGGCGCGAGCATGAAGCCGATGCCGTCGCGCTCGATCGCTCCCTCCACGGCGGGCGGTTCGGCCTCGACGTCCACCCCGGCGACCTCGAGGACGTCCGCGCTGCCGGAGGTAGAGGAGACGGAGTAGTTGCCGTGTTTGGCGACGGCGGCGCCCGCGCCCGCAGCGACGATGGCGCTCGTCGTCGAGACGTTGATCGTATCGTAGTCGTCGCCGCCGGTCCCGCAGGTGTCGACCAGCGGCGACCGGTCGGGGGTGATGGTCCGGGCAGCGTCGCGCATCCCCTTCGCGAAGCCCGCGATCTCCGTCTCGGTCTCCCCCTTCGCCCGGAGCGCCGCGAGCAACGCCCCGATCTGGGCCTCCGTCGCTTCCTCGAAGACGGCCCGGGCCGCGTCCCGTGCCTCCTCGCCGCTCAAGTCCTCCCCGTCGGTAACGCGCTCGATATAATCCTGCATGGATGAACACCAGTGTATTAGTTCGGGTTACGATGAACAAATCTATACATCTTCATAAACCTATCGTCCGGCGGCCGTCGGCGGGGCGGGGGCGCGAAACGGCCCTCGACGCGGCGGGGCGGCCGAACCGCGGCCACCCCGATGCCGGCGTATAATTCCCCCGAAATCGCCGCGCCGGGCGGCGTTCCGAAAGGTTCAATTACCGGCCACCGGTACGTTGTGATGCGTCGAAACGCACGCAACGTCCGGGTTGGTGGTCTAGTCCGGTTATGACACCTCCTTGACATGGAGGAGGCCGGCGGTTCAATTCCGCCCCAACCCACTTCTGCCGACGCTACGCGAGGAGCGACGCGACGAGCCGGCGCCGGCGAACGGATCCGCGGATTCGAAGCAGGGAACGAAGCGAACTCCGTGAGCGAAGTGACCGTGGTGCAATTCCGCCCCAACCCACTTCTGACGACGCAACGACGACGAGCGAAGCGAGTCCTCGCGGTTCGATTCCACCCCAGCCGCTCTTTCGACCCCAAGGGTTAGCGGCGTGGCGGCGGTACGCCGACACGTGCCCGCCGATTCACGAGCGAGCTGGACGGACCCCGCGTACCTCGCGACCGTCGTCGGCGTCCTCGCGACAGGGGCGGTCGTGTTCTACAGTGCGACGGCCCGCTCCGGTCCGACCGTCGACGAGGTCGTGTTCGTGGTCCTCTCGATCACCGTTCCCGCCACCGTCGCGTACGAACTCGCGCGCCGGTGGGGATGAGCCGTGCGGTCGCGCCGTCGCGGTCCCGCCGAGCCGTCACCCCGCCCGCACCCAGAGGTCGCGGCCGACGACGACGACGGCCGCCGCCACGGGGAACGCGACGGGGAGGGAGCCGACGGGTCCCGTGTCGGCGCCGAGGGCGACGCTCGCGGCCACGACGAGGACGGGGAGGACGGGGCCGCCGACCAGCGCGGCGCCGAGGAGCGACCGGTCGCCGCGGAGGTAGCCACCGCCCCAGGCGAGCAGTCCCGGAATCAGGAGGACGAGCGCGAGCAGGCCGAGGGCGACGCCGAACAGCGCGTTCAGCGTGGCGGTCAGGTCGGCGGTCGCCCCGGGGCCGGTCGTCACGAGGATGACCGTCGCGAGCGTCCCGACGCCGGCGCCGGCGAGCGCCACGACCGCGGTCCAGCGCTGCCAGCGCGCCATCCGCTCCCGGTCGCGGCGAAACAGGGAGAGCAGACCCAGCAGTATCGCGAGCACCGCGACCAGCGCCACGACGGGGATGACCGTCCGCTCGACCCACAGCGCGCTGAACCGCGGCGGATCGAAGACGTAGGAGTCGGTGGGCACCGGACCGAACCAGCGGGTCGGAACGGCCGCGACGACGACGAGGAGGCCGCCGAGCGCGGTCAGCCCGCCGACGAACCGACGGTCGGGGGACCACACGGTCAGCCACCCCCGACGGCCACCACGGTGCCGTCTCGCGTCGCCGTGACGACGCCGCCGTCGAGGACCGCGGGCGACACCACGGGTTCGGCGCTGCGATACCCCCACGTCGCCTCGCCGAAGCGCGCGGTGAACGCGAGCAGTCGCGGGGGGGTCGGTCGGTCCCCCGCGTGCGACTGGATGGCGAAGGCGTGGTCGCCGGCGGCGGCGGTCACCGCCCCCTCGCCGACGAACGAACACCAGCGCGGGTCGGGGGCGCCGTCGCCGGTCCGGTCGAGGGCGAACGTCGCCTCGCCGGCCTCCCCCGGTCGTTCGACGGCGTAGACGGTCTCGGGGGTGACGACCGGGGTCGAGTAGGTGCGTCCCCCGCCCCGGTCGACGAGCCAGCGCTCCGTGCCGTCGTCGAGGGCGGCCCCGAGGATCCCCTCGCCGGTACCGACGTAGACGACCCCGTCGGCGACGGCGGGCCGGGACCGAGGGTCGACCGACGACGACCACAGGCGGTCGCCGGTCGCGGCGTCCAGTCCGCGCAGGTCCCCGCCGGCGACGACGACGGCGCCGTCGGCGACGGCGAGACGCGACCCGCCGTCCGTCGTGGCCGTCCACCGACGGCCGCCGCCGGCGGTGTCGAGCGCCGCCAGTTCGTCACCGGTGGGGACGAACACCGCCCCGTCGGCGACGGTCGGCGACGCGGTGGGGACGACCCCGGTGGCTCGCCACCGCTCGGTCCCGTCGTCGGTTCGGAGGGCGACGACGCCGTCGGCGGTGGGGACGTACACGGTGCCGGAGCGGACGACCGGCGGCGCGGGCGTCGCGCCGTGGCCGCCGGCCGACGTCGTCGCGGGCGAGAGGTCCCCGTATCGCCACTCCTCGCGGCCGTCGCGGAGCGAGAGCGCGAACGCGCCCGCGCCGGTCGTGAGGAAGACCCGGCCGTCGGCGACCGCCGGCGGACTCACGTCGGCCGTGACGCCGTCGACCGTCGGGGCGGAGAGCGTCGTTCGCCAGCGGAGCGTCGGGGCGTCGGTCGGCGGCCGGCGGGACGGCGCGAACCCGGTGTTGGCGGGGTCGAACCGGGGCGCGGGCCAGTCGCCGCCGGGGAGCGAGTCGAACCCCCGATCGGCCTCGCCCG is from Haloplanus salinarum and encodes:
- the trpG gene encoding anthranilate synthase component II, which gives rise to MKVLVIDNFDSFTYNLVEYISDHPDPLTGDPITVEVLKNTATLDAVRAVDPDAIVVSPGPGHPKNDRDVGVTNAVLREVSPDVPTLGVCLGLEAAVYAYGGTVGHAPEPIHGKAYPVDHDGEGVFAGLEGGFRAGRYHSLVATDVPDCFAVSATTTHADAEGGEHELVMGIRHREHPIECVQFHPESVLTAVGHDVIDNFLRAARTPDATA
- the trpE gene encoding anthranilate synthase component I produces the protein MTPDTDRASFADALAGRTEPAVARLAVTLDVETTPLSAYAALDDRSDYGFLLESAEKTPSSDPEGAFTSGGGTDRHARYSFVGYDPDAVVSVTGTDVTVESLGGRAADLLAERAGLDADGGDADVLDALRTALPDVDRVGFPAADRQHLDGGLVGFLAYDAVYDLWLDEVGVERPDPVVPDAEFVLTTRTVAFDHAEGTVELVFTPVVGPGADPGAVHDRLLDEAETVERALAAHDAPETGGFVKTGETAGPREAYEDAVRRAKEHVLDGDIYQGVISRKRELTGEVDPLGLYESLRAVNPSPYMYLLRHGDRSIVGASPETLVSVRGRRVVSNPIAGTCPRGSGPVEDRRLAGEMLADGKERAEHTMLVDLARNDVRRVSEPGSVRVEEFMNVLKYSHVQHIESTVTGTLATGTDPGAGGERSPPFDVFDATRATFPAGTLTGAPKVRAMEIIDELERDARGVYGGGVGYYSWSGDAEFAIVIRTATVEHGAEDRITVQAGAGIVADSDPASEYEETEQKMGGVLDALERIETTAPGVRR
- a CDS encoding phosphoribosylanthranilate isomerase; its protein translation is MVRAKICGVTNETDLRAVSEAGAAAVGIITEVSVDTPREVAPDRAADLVAAAPPFLSTVLVSMPDSPARAVELAGAVAPDAIQLHGDLDAEDVRYVRREARADVITAVDAAATDRVRGYDGVADAVLIDSTTESGAGGTGETHDWDAAADLVDDCSTPVVLAGGLTPENVAEAARTVGPYAVDVSSGVERRGGEKDHEAVRAFVRNAGVEVSP
- the trpD gene encoding anthranilate phosphoribosyltransferase; amino-acid sequence: MQDYIERVTDGEDLSGEEARDAARAVFEEATEAQIGALLAALRAKGETETEIAGFAKGMRDAARTITPDRSPLVDTCGTGGDDYDTINVSTTSAIVAAGAGAAVAKHGNYSVSSTSGSADVLEVAGVDVEAEPPAVEGAIERDGIGFMLAPVFHPAMKAVIGPRKELGMRTVFNVLGPLTNPAGADAQVVGVYDPDLVPVLAHALARMDVDRAMVVHGAGMDEIAIHDATTVAEVDGDEVTEYTLTPADLGLERAPVEAVAGGDPEANAADLRGIVAGEVTGPKRDIILANAGAALYVAGIADDLPGGVDAAREAIDSGAAAAKLDDLRGV
- a CDS encoding PQQ-binding-like beta-propeller repeat protein — protein: MPSIERRTFLGTLSAGVVAGFGGCSSSCPDDDTPTPSTTFGTGEADRGFDSLPGGDWPAPRFDPANTGFAPSRRPPTDAPTLRWRTTLSAPTVDGVTADVSPPAVADGRVFLTTGAGAFALSLRDGREEWRYGDLSPATTSAGGHGATPAPPVVRSGTVYVPTADGVVALRTDDGTERWRATGVVPTASPTVADGAVFVPTGDELAALDTAGGGRRWTATTDGGSRLAVADGAVVVAGGDLRGLDAATGDRLWSSSVDPRSRPAVADGVVYVGTGEGILGAALDDGTERWLVDRGGGRTYSTPVVTPETVYAVERPGEAGEATFALDRTGDGAPDPRWCSFVGEGAVTAAAGDHAFAIQSHAGDRPTPPRLLAFTARFGEATWGYRSAEPVVSPAVLDGGVVTATRDGTVVAVGGG